One segment of Solanum stenotomum isolate F172 chromosome 1, ASM1918654v1, whole genome shotgun sequence DNA contains the following:
- the LOC125865347 gene encoding transcription termination factor MTEF1, chloroplastic-like, with amino-acid sequence MQETLHLSSSSSFSLPKSSISPPKSFKSSTISYPQHPKPPTPISTSTSLPTPPQNFHLQEKLLFLDSLGVDSLHCLSSQPLIVSSSLSDLKSVIDFLYSVNLSILDVRRVLHMCPEILTAGISTTLRPAVTFLLREALVTGEKLPGVLRRRPRLLTKCVEKNLRPTLYFLQSTIGIEDVSKCATLLSCSVETKFIPRLDYLQRIGFSRRDAKVMFRRFPSLFCYSIEENLEPKFDYFVVEMGRELKELIVFPQYFSFSLENRIKPRHKMCVEKGVCLSLPVMLKSHESRFRDRLEVCCSSSMPVAESGVQSANHYAIESS; translated from the coding sequence ATGCAAGAAACTCTCcatctttcatcttcttcttctttttcacttcCTAAATCCTCCATTTCTCCTCCCAAATCCTTTAAATCCTCCACAATTTCATACCCTCAACACCCAAAACCACCCACCCCCATCTCCACCTCCACCTCTCTCCCTACCCCACCCCAAAACTTCCACCTTCAAGAAAAGCTTCTTTTTTTGGATTCACTTGGTGTAGACTCTTTACATTGCCTTTCTTCACAACCCCTTATTGTCTCTTCCTCTTTATCTGACCTCAAATCCGTTATTGACTTCCTTTACTCTGTTAATCTCAGTATTCTTGATGTTCGGAGAGTTTTACACATGTGCCCAGAGATTTTAACCGCCGGAATTTCAACCACCCTCCGACCCGCCGTCACTTTTTTACTCCGGGAAGCTCTTGTCACCGGAGAAAAACTTCCGGGTGTTCTCCGTCGACGACCCCGGCTACTCACAAAGTGTGTAGAAAAGAATCTCCGACCGACCCTTTACTTCTTACAGAGTACTATTGGTATTGAAGATGTTTCGAAATGTGCGACTTTGCTTTCTTGTTCAGTGGAGACTAAGTTTATACCTCGATTGGATTACTTACAGAGAATTGGGTTTTCGAGGAGAGATGCGAAGGTGATGTTTAGGAGGTTTCCTTCATTGTTTTGTTACAGTATAGAGGAGAATTTGGAGCCGAAATTCGATTACTTTGTGGTGGAAATGGGGAgggagttgaaggaattgaTTGTGTTTCCTCAGTATTTCTCGTTTAGTTTAGAGAATAGGATAAAGCCAAGGCACAAGATGTGTGTTGAGAAAGGTGTGTGCTTGTCATTGCCTGTGATGTTGAAGTCCCACGAATCGCGATTTCGTGATAGGCTGGAAGTTTGTTGTAGCTCGTCTATGCCG